AAACTGTATGCCAGAGACAGTTATACAAGTTGTTGTTCCACTTTGGAAGCTGTGGAGATAATCATTTGATTTGTAGATAGAACAATTATTTTGAAACTGTAATTGAGTTTGTCTCGTACAAATCGGAGGAGGATATAGAGTCTACTTGTAGTGCTGGCATTTCAGCAGAAAACAAGACCGGCTTTGGAGGATATGACACTGATGAAAGTGGTCCTAGTAGCATTTCTATTACTTTATTCATCGGTGGTCTGTCTGATGGATTCGTTTGAATACACCATAGACTCACCAAAGTAATCTTTCTAACCATATCATTTTCTTCCTCTGAGATTGTCAATCTATTTAAAAGAGTGTTAGTAGTATTACCTTGGTCAAGATCTTTATAAATCCAATCaggaaaatacatttcagaaGTACACGACCCTCCGGTTTCATAGTTCTTTCTTCCTCCAATCATCTCAAGAATCAGCATGCCATAACTGTACACATCAGACTTGTAAGAGACTCCTCCAAATGCTCTACTAAATATTTCAGGTGCCATATATCCTATAGTTCCTCTTGTCCCTAGTATTGACACAATACTATCCTTCTTTTGGCATATTTTAGCCAAACCAAAGTCAGATATTTTTGGACAAAAATCTTCATCTAAAAGAATGTTTTGGGGTTTGATATCAAGATGCAAAATCCTTGAGTTGCATCCTTGATGCAAGTACTCTAGTCCTCTAGCAATGCCTATTGCAATTTGGAACAGAGTGTTCCAATCAAAATCACAAATAGCATTAGGAAATTCACTTTTATAGATGAACTTATCCAATGAACCTTTGGGCATGAACTCATATATTAGTGCTCTTTTGTTCCCCTCATAACAATAACCTAAGAGTGACACAATGTTCATATGTGATGTTCTACTAATGCTTGCAACTTCGTTTATGAATTCTTCTCCATTTCCCTTTGATTCGTTTATAAGTTTTACTGCCACTTGACGACCATCGTTTAATCTTGCTTTGTACACAACACCATATCCTCCTTGGCCTAATTTCTCTCGAAATGAGTTTGTGATCCTTTTTACTTCTTTATACCTATATCTTCTTGGCATAGATGAATTATAATTTTGCATAAAAGTGTCCACATTGTGCTCAACAAGCTTTCTTCTTCTCCAGAAGATACTCTTTTGTTGTCTACCTGTACCCCTTTTAAGGTGACATCTAATCATAATAATTATAAAGAACATTGTTACTCCAAATCCTGCAGCAcctgaatttatcaaagacaAAAAGTATTTTCAGCCATTATTTTAGAAGAAAAATTCACACCACTATAATGCGGGATGAGAAACGCAGGTATCATAAAAAGTGATATTATTTATTGTTCTTACCTATCACTATCACAATAAGCCTCCAGTTATGTTTTGAACCTACAGTAAAAACAACCAAATCAGACAAAACTTATAATAATCATACATTGTCTCTTGAAGAGAAATTGATGGTCATTTATTTACTAACTGCTTTGTATTTTGCAGCAGCAATGAATAGAAAATTTCCTGATTTATATGAATATTGAATCAGTTGTTGCACTTGCATAACCAGCTATTGAAGTGATGCAGAAAGATGAACAATATGTTGAAATCAGATGCATTGAAGTTTCAAGATCTTAATTAAGGCCAATATATTTTCAAAGCATTGATCTATTTATCTTGGAGACTTATATTTCCATGAAGTTTTCAAGCACATTTAGTAATGAAACCAGGCACATCTAGGAATAAAGCCAGGCAAGTTATGGCAAGCCACTTTGATTTTACAAAACCTACACTTTAAAGCTTAAGATAATGTGTACATCTTACTGTTCCTACATACCTCTGTTGCACCGACACCGATGATAAAATGTGCGTATGTGTCTGTATTAGTGTCCGTATATAAAATTGAtaccgacacttgtgattacatttaatttattatttttttcaaatttttaatgaTGTAGATGTGTCAGTGTTCGTGTTTCGTAGCTATATACTCCAAGTCTAAGGTGGTTTTTATAAGCACCGTCCACCTCATACTATGCATCTTTTATTAGTTGATTCTGTTGGAAGTCTCTTCTCCACACTTGGTTAATATGTAGTTTGTTTTTTGTGATTATGCCGTCCTtcaataaaataagttataacaGTCTCTCAACATCACACTACAGCAGAAAAAGATGGCGTGTGATTCACGGTACTAATGACCAAAACTTCGTATCAAATAAAACGCGTTGAGTTGCAtatggaataaaaaaaataatgtgcTTGTATAATTTTTCTAAAACACAAAGGAATTACAATGACAACAAAACCTTAAAATCAAAAAGCAATTTGATCAAAAAAGTCTATATTTACtcaataacattaaaaaaaaaaaaatcatcacaagGAGTTGGAGAAAAGTTATATTATAGACATACTTGAGGGTGAGGATGAGATCCCTGGCAAAAAGCATGAAGTTGCATGAGTTCCATTATCGCAGAAACATCTGAATTCAGTATCTCCATCATTCCCACACGCTCCACCAGAAACAAGGCAGCTCTGGCAGTCCATATAGTTTCCGCTCCATATCAACTCAAAACCTTCTTTTAATGCTTCGCTCAGAG
The Vicia villosa cultivar HV-30 ecotype Madison, WI linkage group LG6, Vvil1.0, whole genome shotgun sequence genome window above contains:
- the LOC131609790 gene encoding LEAF RUST 10 DISEASE-RESISTANCE LOCUS RECEPTOR-LIKE PROTEIN KINASE-like 2.1, whose amino-acid sequence is MKPLLHYSSSIIVFYFSFSLLIIFIINFPKCLCDDDIQHANCNIPFSCDSNITNLKYPFWGEKRESYCGGVADRTNTKLTCEEKVSKITINSVKYRILQWDNTTQKLTVARDDYSSGNVCAVNTNYKSSTFDNTQFQANNSNDNLTLLYGCNVRSGTVVDQNLNYINCDESEYVVYIVYDSDSIIANCTPTHIVEIPILRSLAGELGYDNRTLSEALKEGFELIWSGNYMDCQSCLVSGGACGNDGDTEFRCFCDNGTHATSCFLPGISSSPSSSKHNWRLIVIVIGAAGFGVTMFFIIIMIRCHLKRGTGRQQKSIFWRRRKLVEHNVDTFMQNYNSSMPRRYRYKEVKRITNSFREKLGQGGYGVVYKARLNDGRQVAVKLINESKGNGEEFINEVASISRTSHMNIVSLLGYCYEGNKRALIYEFMPKGSLDKFIYKSEFPNAICDFDWNTLFQIAIGIARGLEYLHQGCNSRILHLDIKPQNILLDEDFCPKISDFGLAKICQKKDSIVSILGTRGTIGYMAPEIFSRAFGGVSYKSDVYSYGMLILEMIGGRKNYETGGSCTSEMYFPDWIYKDLDQGNTTNTLLNRLTISEEENDMVRKITLVSLWCIQTNPSDRPPMNKVIEMLLGPLSSVSYPPKPVLFSAEMPALQVDSISSSDLYETNSITVSK